In Rhopalosiphum padi isolate XX-2018 chromosome 3, ASM2088224v1, whole genome shotgun sequence, the genomic stretch aatatttgttaatatttgtcttcaaatacaaaaaataaaaaaaacctattcattatatatactacaatattattattagtagaaaATCGaatcaacaaattaaatttttaaaaattattttaaatcggtttttaataatatcatagtgaCATAGTCTATAATGTGTCGAGCTTTgacattattaaacaaaaaatacaataaatttaaaaatgaaagattacaaacatttaaacaattaatttaccaatagtatctaatgatattttagacaattataaGTCTATGTAAAAACggaaagaaaaatttaatttagaataatattgaatggttttaataataacaattataatatattcttaagcatttaattttacacaatgtatatatttagttcATACTCATAAAAAAGTGggatacatattaaattatgtacgcTAAAAAATCTCGGACCGCATTTATGAGTAATTTCTACGGTGGATAGAACTTGTAGTTAACCACTCTTTAGTAGGATGTATAAACAATGTTATTGAAAAATCTTTTGTTCTTCATAACCTGGTACCTgttaaacataacaatataaacatatttccttgaaaaaaaaaaataattttgataaaatgtattaatatttagtatttagaatCCACAGttagatttgattttaattgactaattaaatattatgtgttagtttaaaaatcataacaattttagattattaatagtattcattttttttttgtaaatttcttGTATGTCAGGGTTGGATTatgaagttgaaaaataaactgcAATAGGTGTTGAATCACTTGAATCTGAAGTACAACTTAAATCACCTTAGCCACCATGttagattatttattagttttataaaaaacaaatgtttgtattttgtaataaaataattataaattaaagtaaatgaatacctaaataatattatgtatataatgtttatagtttaaatacctacttaataatatattgttattaaaaactacaattatttgtattgtttagtACTgtcttatgtattatttaataaatatttaatttctataatttattatattaagctatgtttatttattttgtaattaaataatatttttttcataattaatgaaAACCTGCATACTTCtaacaagaaaaatattattaattttaacatgtaTTTCATCAATTTGAAgactttcataaattaaatctcattaaaatatgacaattttataataatttattagaaataaaaaataatactacttTAATTTAAGCAAATATCTTAAAAACAAGGAAGTACTTTAGCCTATAGGATTACATTAATGTCTAATGATACAACTTCaacttcattattttaaagcaatttatcttttaattaaagcattatttttttttaaatcaagaacgacatatcattaattttatccCATTATTTCCATAATTCtagtaaaatagaaataaaattaatgtaattttgattatattaaattaaatcttacaTCATTGGTTTAAcgtaaaatatgtaagtacttattttaatgaaacaataTCATAGGCTCGAAATCATACCCAATTTTCTttagtttaatatacattttttctaggatatataaaacatttctcTGAGTGAGAGTAGGACCACTACCCAATACTTAgtctaataatatgtttattttgatttttaattattcaagacAAATTGAACCGTTACGCTCTGGCCGTGGCTCTTCTTAACGCTGATGCAACAATGATTGCTCAAGCATTAAATTTGTTGAATTTTTGTGTGTATCTATGGCCCTATGGGATACCAACCGACTATGGAACAAACATTTTATCAGACCTTTTTAATAGCTTTTTTTTCCATATGTCTGTACCAGTACGTTTAGTTGTAATGATAACACCCATAATCTTGCTCAATGCGGtccacggactaagatataccTTAACAGCACCAGGATTCCCTCGAGATACTGTCTGGACTTCATAAAGGGTATCTACAGATTCCTTGAGGTGTTCATGGTTAGTCCCAATACTCACCTTCCGGTATCCCACCAGAATTCAGAGAAAATgtagaataaatacattttggaagaatttggtttattattattattttattaagcttCTACGGCTATATCAAAATGTACTATTAGAAGGAAATAGTACACTATGGAACAATCAACATttcaattatcaatttaaatagaaaaataatatacttaaagacaTTTtggcattaaaaatatattaagtatatttttctgaattattaacatattttaatttggaaCGAATGCAGTTTAGCTCCCAAgcgatttttttatcaaaatatgtgtttttgaATGCTTAATTTGACGGTACTTTCAAAAAAAGCAGGTGGAAATTATGGTCAAAAAACATCAAAATgctcaattttttcaaaaatcgtgtttttgaatttaaaatacaaaaaatttaagttttgaattgtttgtatttatatgttcAACATTTTGGTGGAATCAGAATTTGCCTATCGTACttactttttatgttataaaccacataaaactgaattttaaagttatttcaaacatttgcatatttgagaaaatcacaattgattttttttactttttcattcAACGAGTAATAACATACATTAGTTTTTGGTGAAATCAGaactaacttatattttaaaatattttaaaggtacCTAATAACTACCAATTTTTTcatgatgtattattatgcCATTGAAAACCACTTCACGGTGAAAATACACCCAGTCCACAGCGGTATGTTAAGCAATCCCCTAACTCCTCGGAAAGATACGATAAAGATACACTTTTTGCCCATAAATACGTAAAACTAACAAATTTGTACAATAAGTTGGACTTGtagaaaaaattatcttttctTATGGACTCGTATCTGTTTTATTGGGTACAATTTcaagataacattataattaatgtaacacaatatattagtatattacatttttataaacgatACAAATGAAAATTCGGTAAAAAAGAATTAAGGAGTAAGAGCAAATTTAGGCAGCAAAAAAGATAGAATTGAATCACTGGAAACGAAACTGACATAGAATAGAGGTCATATGACAAAAGAAATTGAAAAGCTGGAAAAAtggaaaagaaattaaaattattcttgaaGGATATCAAGTATGTAATATGAATACATGGTAATAATGTTAACAATCATTATTGTACGACTAAACTTTTAATGTAAACACTTTGTTGATTAAGACTCAAATACTCAATCTCAAGGTCTTATAACACCAATCAGAGTCAGTGTTGATGAAATTGAACAAGGacattaagaatttattatacttttcagTTTTTGCAACGACTGAAAGAATCTGCTAAACCAAAACGACTACAGGTTATTttgaatatgatttaaatagactattttttatttacttacatttttgtAGCTCTATTTACTGTTTTGAATAACATAAACTGTTTAGTAACATGGGTACCTCATTAGGTGTTCCTTAGACAAAGCTGTTTTCTATCAATATAGTAACTTAGTttgattaggtacctacttcttaaaatttgttgaaatgtCTAATATTAGAGACTATTGATAAAGTAGttacatatttatagtaaacATAGGTACaatgttttaaagaaaataagctaattactataacatattattttcatttttcatactaactaaacaatatttttattttgattttttattttccttaacataataataataatgaataatgataaatacaacttatgatttaatatagtagcttaggtatacaaatataataagtaattaaaattaatagatagtacaaaattaaataacaattatataattacacatttacaaacattttataatatatatttcatttatttcaaaaagaaTTGTGGAGCATCCGGAGTAGGTAACAACACATTATTTAAGATTTCAAATGTAATTCTGTGTCGTAAGAGTGGAGCATCTTCCTGGGTGTAGTATAATGGTTTTCCCAGTAAAACATGTCTGGCATTTGTGCATGTAAATACACCACAATCGGACGTATTACTTTGCAATGGAGAATCCCCAAAGTCTAATGTCCATTGTAATTGTTGTTCATCAACCGGCTTctcatattttttgtatgacTCAATCAAAAattcaactaataaattaatttgatcttCATATATGCTTGATTTTACACTATCGTATAAAGTAATGGTACGACTCTTAATATTCACCACAGTCAACGTCCAATGATTACCCTCTAGGTATGTGGGAGTTATAAGTTTATCATaagcatatacattttttattgtggcTGTCATTGAATTGGTAGCTTTGTCAAACCCACCTCTTACTAGATCCTTAAAAAAAACTGGTGGTAAGCTCAGTATTAATTGATCCGTACAA encodes the following:
- the LOC132924779 gene encoding sentrin-specific protease 1-like; protein product: MDQQQILDVIDLVSSDDENVVGTSLPEISKKMNLSRINYIQSDRQNIIFPGYNREIFAKLVNYISNKQNNDQLQCHHSFYCTMGTLLRVFNPHLWMSDCTMEHYFSLLAKSCTDQLILSLPPVFFKDLVRGGFDKATNSMTATIKNVYAYDKLITPTYLEGNHWTLTVVNIKSRTITLYDSVKSSIYEDQINLLVEFLIESYKKYEKPVDEQQLQWTLDFGDSPLQSNTSDCGVFTCTNARHVLLGKPLYYTQEDAPLLRHRITFEILNNVLLPTPDAPQFFLK